The sequence GGGGCTATAACCGAAAGTTGTGGGCGAGGAGTTGAGGAGGGCGGCGTACCCTTGGTGTATCGCAAGACCACCAGCCGGCCGAAATGGCCGAGGAGTACGCCGCCGTGGATCAGTCTACAACCCAGCCGATCGCCGGGCCAACGGCCCTGAGTGACGATCCCCTGACCGACATCCTCCGCCGGGGTGCCCGTACGCTGCTGGCCCAGGCCATCGAGGCCGAGGTCGTCGCCTACCTCGACGGCCGGGCCGACCTGCGGGATGAAGCTGGCCGTCGCCAGGTCATCCGCAACGGCTACCTTCCCGAGCGGACGATCCACACCGGCGTCGGCCCCGTCGAGGTCCGCCAGCCCCGGGTCCGGGACCGCAGGCCGCCGGGGCAACGGGAGGCGTACACCTCGGCGATCCTCCCGCCGTACTTGCGGCGGACGAAGAGCCTGGAGGACCTGATCCCCTGGCTCTACCTGAAGGGCGTCAGCACCGGCGACTTCTCCGACGCCTTGGAGGCCCTGCTCGGGCCGGACGCCCCGGGGCTGTCGGCCACGACCGTGACCCGGCTGAAGGCCGCCTGGGAGGCCGAGTACCACACCTGGAGCAAGCGACCCCTGGAGGGCAAGCACTACGTCTACGTGTGGGCCGACGGCGTCCACTTCAACATCCGGCTGGAGCAGGATCGCCAGTGTATGCTGGTCCTGATGGGGGCGACCGCCGACGGCAAGAAGGAGCTGATCGCCGTGGCCGACGGCTACCGGGAGAGCGAGCAATCGTGGAAGGAGCTGCTGCTGGACTGCAAGGCCCGGGGCCTGGCGATCGACCCGGCATTGGCGATCGGCGACGGGGCCCTGGGCTTCTGGAAGGCCGTGCGGCAGGTGTGGCCCGCGACGCGGCCCCAGCGATGCTGGGTGCACAAGACGGCGAACACGCTGGACAAGATGCCCAAGGGCGTGCAGCCGAAGGCCAA is a genomic window of Tautonia marina containing:
- a CDS encoding IS256 family transposase, with protein sequence MDQSTTQPIAGPTALSDDPLTDILRRGARTLLAQAIEAEVVAYLDGRADLRDEAGRRQVIRNGYLPERTIHTGVGPVEVRQPRVRDRRPPGQREAYTSAILPPYLRRTKSLEDLIPWLYLKGVSTGDFSDALEALLGPDAPGLSATTVTRLKAAWEAEYHTWSKRPLEGKHYVYVWADGVHFNIRLEQDRQCMLVLMGATADGKKELIAVADGYRESEQSWKELLLDCKARGLAIDPALAIGDGALGFWKAVRQVWPATRPQRCWVHKTANTLDKMPKGVQPKAKAALHAIYEAESHAEAEKAFDLFISTYQAKYPKAVECLAKDREALLAFYDFPAEHWRHIRTTNPIESTFATVRLRHGKTKGSGSRVACLTMVFKLMEAASKKWRLLNGSGRLGDVIRGVKFVDGIEVKDAA